Proteins encoded in a region of the Bartonella taylorii genome:
- a CDS encoding Na+/H+ antiporter subunit C, translating into MEIVLSLAIGVLVGSGIWLVLRPRTFQVILGLSLMSYGVNLFMFSMSRPRSNVAPIVDPSMVINPENYVDPLPQSLVLTAIVIGFATTALFLVILLVSRGLTGSDHVDGREVQ; encoded by the coding sequence ATGGAAATTGTTCTTTCTTTGGCTATTGGTGTTCTTGTTGGATCAGGCATTTGGCTTGTGTTACGCCCACGAACATTTCAAGTTATTCTTGGTTTGTCTTTGATGTCCTATGGTGTCAATCTTTTTATGTTTTCAATGAGTAGACCGCGTAGCAATGTTGCACCGATTGTTGATCCTTCCATGGTGATCAATCCAGAAAATTACGTCGATCCTCTTCCACAATCTTTGGTTTTAACAGCAATTGTGATTGGTTTTGCAACGACAGCCTTATTTTTGGTTATACTTCTGGTTTCACGAGGATTAACAGGTTCAGATCACGTTGATGGACGTGAGGTGCAGTGA
- the lpdA gene encoding dihydrolipoyl dehydrogenase, with translation MSYDVVVIGAGPGGYVAAIKAAQLGLKTAIVEKRTTLGGTCLNIGCIPSKALLHASEVFAETQHGFETLGISIAKSKLNLEQMMAHKKAVVTANTSGVSFLMKKNKVDTFFGTAKILSAGQIEVVAKDGNKETIETKNIIIATGSESSGIPGVNVKIDEKIVVSSTGALALEKVPTRMIVIGAGVIGSELGSVWSRLGAKVTIIEYLNKVLGSMDGEVSRQFQKLMEKQGIEYKTGAKVTAITQSGTTAQVTFETVKGGESETLEADVVLIATGRFPYTEGLGLIEVGVQLDERGFIVIDAHWQTSIPGIYAIGDVVKGPMLAHKAEEEGVAVAEILAGQKGHVNFDVIPSVVYTQPEIASVGKTEEELKAAGIEYNVGKFPFMANGRARAMQKNDGFVKILADKKTDRVLGGHILGFGAGEMIHEIAVLMEFGGSSEDLGRCCHAHPTLSEAVREAALATFAKPLHI, from the coding sequence ATGTCTTATGATGTGGTCGTGATTGGAGCCGGACCAGGTGGTTATGTTGCAGCAATAAAAGCAGCGCAACTGGGGCTTAAAACAGCAATTGTTGAAAAGCGTACGACATTAGGAGGTACATGTCTCAATATTGGCTGTATTCCTTCTAAAGCGTTGTTGCATGCTTCAGAAGTATTTGCTGAAACACAGCATGGTTTTGAAACTCTTGGTATTTCTATTGCAAAATCTAAGCTTAATCTTGAACAGATGATGGCACATAAAAAAGCTGTTGTAACAGCCAATACGAGTGGCGTTTCTTTTTTGATGAAAAAGAATAAAGTTGATACTTTTTTTGGTACAGCCAAAATTTTAAGCGCAGGCCAAATTGAAGTTGTTGCTAAAGATGGTAACAAGGAAACTATTGAAACAAAGAATATTATTATTGCTACGGGTTCAGAAAGTTCAGGTATTCCGGGGGTGAATGTTAAAATTGATGAAAAGATTGTTGTATCTTCTACGGGAGCGCTTGCCCTTGAAAAAGTCCCAACACGCATGATTGTTATTGGAGCAGGTGTTATTGGTTCAGAACTTGGCTCGGTTTGGAGTCGCTTGGGAGCTAAAGTTACCATTATTGAATATCTTAATAAAGTTTTAGGATCAATGGATGGAGAAGTTTCACGACAATTTCAAAAGTTAATGGAGAAGCAGGGTATTGAGTATAAGACTGGTGCAAAAGTAACAGCTATTACACAATCTGGTACAACTGCCCAGGTAACTTTTGAAACTGTCAAAGGTGGTGAATCTGAAACTTTAGAAGCTGATGTTGTGCTCATTGCTACTGGACGTTTTCCATACACGGAAGGTCTTGGTTTGATCGAGGTTGGTGTTCAATTGGATGAGCGCGGCTTTATTGTTATTGATGCGCATTGGCAGACCAGTATTCCAGGAATTTATGCGATTGGTGATGTCGTTAAAGGACCAATGTTGGCGCATAAAGCGGAGGAAGAGGGCGTTGCTGTGGCAGAAATTTTGGCAGGTCAAAAGGGACATGTTAATTTTGATGTCATTCCTAGTGTTGTCTATACACAGCCCGAGATTGCCAGTGTAGGAAAGACAGAAGAAGAACTTAAAGCTGCCGGTATTGAGTATAATGTTGGCAAATTTCCCTTCATGGCGAATGGTCGTGCACGCGCGATGCAAAAAAATGATGGGTTTGTTAAAATCCTTGCTGATAAAAAGACAGATCGGGTTTTAGGTGGACATATTCTTGGATTTGGTGCTGGTGAAATGATCCATGAAATTGCAGTTTTAATGGAATTTGGTGGTTCGTCAGAAGATTTGGGGCGTTGTTGCCATGCACATCCTACTTTATCAGAAGCAGTGCGGGAGGCAGCTTTAGCTACATTTGCTAAACCGCTTCATATTTAA
- a CDS encoding BA14K family protein produces MCMTKKLYYALALVLVGSFFIITTNIVDLVQNKSDAKAKVVSQAFVQERSVPLIFTGRRELNGFKGYHNYRRGYVKYRDNWWYPEAAFVTLPQLNTKLAPLKVTSDARGMFLISSLEEKELGVLKQHIESCRARYRSYNKDDNSYQPFHGPRKQCLSRFFKG; encoded by the coding sequence ATGTGTATGACAAAAAAATTATATTATGCTTTAGCCCTCGTACTTGTTGGAAGTTTTTTTATTATAACAACTAATATTGTTGATTTAGTGCAAAATAAAAGCGATGCTAAAGCAAAAGTAGTCTCTCAAGCTTTTGTTCAAGAGAGGTCGGTGCCTTTGATTTTTACGGGGCGTAGAGAGCTTAATGGTTTTAAGGGGTATCATAATTATCGGCGTGGTTATGTTAAGTATAGAGATAATTGGTGGTATCCTGAAGCAGCTTTTGTTACATTACCACAGCTAAACACAAAACTGGCACCATTAAAAGTTACATCAGATGCGAGAGGAATGTTTTTAATCTCTTCTTTAGAGGAAAAGGAGCTAGGGGTACTTAAACAACATATTGAATCTTGTCGTGCACGTTATCGTTCTTATAATAAAGATGATAATAGCTATCAGCCTTTTCATGGTCCTCGTAAGCAGTGTCTTTCACGCTTTTTTAAAGGATAG
- a CDS encoding saccharopine dehydrogenase family protein: MKKNVLIIGAGGVAQVVAHKCAQNNDILGDIHIASRTLTKCEAIITSIKEKNAMKEQGVLIGHALNAMNIEETVNLIKKIKCEIVINVGSAFLNMSVLSACIETKCAYIDTAIHEDPLKICETPPWYGNYEWPRRQECKKAGITAILGAGFDPGVVNAYAALAHKCYFDKITDIDIIDINAGNHGRWFATNFDPEINFREFTGRVWSWQNRKWVSNQMFEVSHEWDLPVVGKQKAYMTGHDEIHSLSKNFDVQNVRFWMGFGERYITVFTVLKNLGLLSEQPIKTAEGQEVVPLKVVKAVLPDPASLAPDYTGKTCIGDLIKGEKDGKPREIFIYNIADHKQAFNETSAQGISYTAGVPAAAAALLIATGEWDVKTMVNVEELPPHPFLKHLDHMGLSTWIREQQEETKLQF; the protein is encoded by the coding sequence ATGAAGAAAAATGTCCTCATTATTGGTGCTGGAGGTGTTGCACAAGTAGTTGCGCATAAATGTGCCCAAAATAACGATATTCTCGGCGATATTCATATCGCTTCACGAACGCTCACAAAATGTGAAGCCATTATTACTTCCATTAAAGAAAAAAACGCAATGAAAGAACAAGGTGTTCTTATAGGCCACGCGCTCAATGCAATGAATATAGAAGAAACTGTAAATCTCATAAAAAAAATAAAATGTGAAATTGTCATCAATGTTGGATCAGCCTTTCTTAATATGTCAGTTCTTTCAGCTTGCATCGAAACCAAATGCGCTTATATTGATACTGCAATTCACGAAGATCCTTTAAAAATTTGTGAAACACCTCCTTGGTATGGCAATTATGAATGGCCCCGTCGTCAAGAATGTAAAAAAGCTGGTATAACTGCTATTTTAGGTGCAGGTTTTGACCCAGGCGTCGTGAATGCTTATGCAGCGTTAGCGCATAAGTGTTATTTTGATAAAATAACAGATATTGATATTATTGATATTAATGCCGGAAACCACGGACGTTGGTTTGCCACAAATTTTGATCCAGAAATTAACTTCCGAGAATTTACAGGACGAGTATGGTCTTGGCAAAATAGAAAATGGGTTTCCAATCAAATGTTTGAAGTCAGCCATGAATGGGATCTTCCCGTTGTTGGAAAACAAAAAGCTTACATGACGGGGCATGATGAAATTCATTCATTATCCAAAAATTTTGATGTTCAAAATGTCCGTTTCTGGATGGGATTTGGTGAACGTTATATCACTGTTTTTACAGTTCTAAAAAATCTCGGGCTTTTATCCGAGCAACCTATTAAAACGGCAGAGGGACAAGAAGTCGTTCCTTTAAAGGTCGTAAAAGCTGTCTTACCCGATCCCGCCTCTTTAGCACCAGACTACACAGGAAAAACTTGTATTGGAGACCTCATTAAAGGTGAAAAAGATGGAAAACCAAGAGAAATTTTCATCTATAATATAGCCGATCACAAACAAGCTTTTAACGAAACCAGTGCCCAAGGCATTTCTTACACAGCCGGCGTACCAGCCGCAGCAGCAGCCCTTCTTATTGCCACCGGCGAATGGGATGTTAAAACCATGGTCAACGTAGAAGAATTACCACCACATCCATTCCTCAAACATCTCGATCATATGGGACTCTCCACTTGGATACGAGAACAACAAGAAGAAACAAAATTACAATTTTAA
- the odhB gene encoding 2-oxoglutarate dehydrogenase complex dihydrolipoyllysine-residue succinyltransferase: MTIEIRVPTLGESVTEATIGKWFKKLGEAVVMDEPLVELETDKVTVEVPSPVSGKLSEIIAKEGDTVEVNALLGAIEAGAAGVSQSFSPSVIPVAEVPSGLESSFSNDTMPPAPSAAKLMAENNITKSDVSGSGKRGQILKEDVLNVLAQGTKTPTPAASTANSASEFSSSVVPVQTTLEERVRMTKLRQTIARRLKDAQNTAAMLTTFNEVDMSAVMDLRKRYKDLFEKKHGVKLGFMGFFTKAVCHALKELPAVNAEIDGTDIIYKNYVNAGIAVGTDKGLVVPVVRDADQMSLAEIEKEIGRLGRLARDGKLAVSDMQGGTFTITNGGVYGSLMSTPILNAPQSGILGMHAIKERAMVVEGQVVIRPMMYLALSYDHRIVDGQEAVTFLVRVKESLEDPERLVLDL, encoded by the coding sequence ATGACTATTGAAATCCGTGTTCCTACTTTGGGCGAATCGGTTACCGAAGCTACAATTGGTAAATGGTTTAAAAAACTTGGCGAAGCCGTTGTTATGGATGAGCCCTTGGTTGAATTAGAAACTGATAAGGTAACAGTTGAGGTTCCGTCACCTGTTTCGGGGAAATTATCTGAGATCATTGCAAAGGAAGGCGATACGGTTGAAGTGAATGCGCTCTTAGGGGCGATTGAAGCTGGGGCCGCTGGTGTTTCTCAATCATTTTCGCCTTCTGTTATACCTGTTGCAGAAGTTCCCTCTGGTTTGGAGTCGTCTTTTTCAAATGATACAATGCCTCCTGCTCCTTCAGCAGCAAAATTGATGGCTGAAAATAATATCACAAAAAGTGATGTTTCAGGTTCTGGAAAACGTGGACAAATTCTCAAAGAAGATGTTCTTAATGTGTTGGCACAAGGAACAAAAACACCTACTCCTGCCGCTTCTACAGCTAACTCTGCCTCTGAATTCAGTTCTTCTGTTGTTCCAGTTCAAACAACGCTGGAGGAGCGGGTTCGTATGACGAAACTGCGTCAAACAATTGCTCGTCGTCTTAAAGATGCACAGAATACAGCGGCAATGTTAACCACATTTAATGAGGTTGATATGTCTGCGGTAATGGATTTGCGCAAGCGTTATAAAGATCTTTTTGAAAAGAAACATGGTGTTAAGCTTGGTTTTATGGGATTTTTTACCAAGGCTGTTTGTCATGCATTAAAAGAACTTCCTGCTGTTAATGCAGAAATTGATGGAACAGATATTATTTACAAAAATTATGTCAATGCGGGAATTGCTGTTGGAACGGATAAGGGGCTTGTCGTTCCGGTGGTTCGTGATGCGGATCAGATGTCACTCGCAGAGATAGAAAAAGAGATTGGTCGTTTGGGTCGTCTTGCTCGTGATGGAAAATTAGCAGTTTCTGATATGCAAGGCGGAACTTTTACCATTACCAATGGAGGGGTTTATGGGTCGTTAATGTCGACACCAATTTTAAACGCACCACAATCTGGTATCTTGGGAATGCATGCGATTAAAGAACGAGCAATGGTTGTTGAGGGACAAGTTGTGATTCGCCCCATGATGTATTTGGCACTTTCTTATGATCATCGTATTGTAGATGGGCAGGAGGCTGTGACTTTCCTTGTGCGTGTTAAGGAAAGTTTAGAAGATCCGGAACGCCTTGTTCTTGACTTGTAA
- a CDS encoding monovalent cation/H+ antiporter subunit A encodes MTIREAMLILLVLLPFCGSAVIGFFRSTAKNNEAWFAGAIALFSFLFTIMLYPAVRGNRVVRLDISWLPEWGSDLIFRMDGLSWLFCLLITGIGLLVVVYARYYMDPADSVPRFFSFFLAFMGSMTGIVLSGNLIFLVAFWELTSIFSFLLIGYWYHNASAREGARMALTITGFGGFTLFIGVLLIGNIVGSFDLDKVLQSGDMIRSSPLYNPVLICVLLGGLTKSAQFPFHFWLPNAMAAPTPVSAYLHSATMVKAGLFLLVRLWPVLSGTESWFLLVGFSGLSTLLLGAYFSMFQQDLKGLLAYSTISHLGLITTLLSLGSPLACVAAIFHMANHATFKASLFMAAGIIDHETGTRDMRKLTGLYRSMPITATLALVASAAMAGVPLLNGFLSKEMFFAEAVETHMESWLDWIAPYVATLASLFSVTYSIRFIHSVFLGPKPVNLLKTPHEPPHFMRLPMELLVFICLAVGIFPNLTIGPILDNAAVSVLGTITIPYSLAVWHGFNTPLMMSLVALLGGGLLYAIGHRYFLSCDDGPPFFRHLKGPRIFERVLVIISWKWARAVESVLSTRRLQIQLHWIFGVCFTFVGLLLWCDGLISAGSLPFFPLDIPFLALWVVGGLCALLVAWQAKFHRLASLMLLSGAGLMTCATFLWLSAPDLAITQLVVEVVTAVLLLLGLRWLPKRLHNPSPKSVRFFVRLRRFRDFVMALVGGAGVAWLSFAMMTRPQGMTVSDFFLTNAYSGAGGRNVVNVLLVDFRGFDTMGEIVVLGVVSLTVFALLRRFRPAPESIDAPFQQRIQKAFDMAQPDRNVGDTVLNYLTVPAVIMGWLFAVIIAFSVYLFIRGHDLPGGGFVGGVTLAIGFILQYLARDIRWVENHLRVLPLRWMGFGLLLSVATGVGAWFVGYPFLTSFFQYMHLPLIGNVPMASAFLFDFGVFSLVLGATVLILIALAHQSVRSYRIGKKPLLEEKEN; translated from the coding sequence ATGACAATACGGGAAGCAATGTTGATATTGCTCGTTTTGCTTCCCTTTTGTGGAAGTGCTGTTATTGGCTTTTTTCGTTCGACAGCAAAAAATAATGAAGCGTGGTTTGCGGGAGCTATTGCGCTTTTCAGCTTTCTTTTTACAATAATGCTTTATCCCGCAGTTCGTGGAAATCGTGTAGTGCGTTTAGATATTTCTTGGCTTCCAGAATGGGGAAGTGATTTGATCTTCCGTATGGATGGTCTATCATGGCTTTTTTGCTTGCTCATTACAGGAATTGGATTGCTTGTTGTTGTCTATGCGCGTTATTATATGGATCCGGCAGATTCTGTACCGCGTTTTTTTTCTTTTTTTCTCGCCTTTATGGGATCGATGACAGGAATAGTCTTGTCAGGCAATCTTATCTTTTTGGTTGCTTTCTGGGAACTTACCAGTATTTTTTCTTTTTTGTTGATCGGGTATTGGTACCATAATGCGAGTGCGCGTGAAGGTGCTCGTATGGCTTTAACCATCACAGGTTTTGGTGGTTTCACCCTTTTTATTGGGGTTTTATTGATTGGCAATATCGTTGGCAGTTTTGATTTGGATAAGGTATTGCAGTCTGGTGATATGATCCGGTCAAGTCCTCTTTATAATCCTGTTCTTATTTGTGTTTTATTGGGAGGGTTAACAAAAAGTGCGCAGTTTCCGTTCCATTTTTGGTTGCCCAATGCGATGGCTGCTCCAACACCTGTATCGGCTTATTTGCATTCGGCAACAATGGTGAAAGCAGGATTGTTTTTGCTTGTTCGGTTATGGCCCGTGCTCTCTGGGACAGAATCTTGGTTTTTGTTGGTTGGCTTTTCAGGCCTTTCAACACTGTTGCTTGGTGCCTATTTTTCTATGTTTCAGCAAGATTTGAAAGGGTTGCTTGCTTACTCAACGATTAGCCATCTTGGATTGATTACCACGCTTTTAAGTCTTGGAAGCCCACTTGCATGTGTTGCGGCGATTTTTCATATGGCCAATCATGCTACTTTTAAAGCTTCTTTATTTATGGCCGCGGGCATTATTGATCACGAGACGGGAACACGTGATATGCGTAAGCTGACAGGTCTTTATCGTTCTATGCCTATTACTGCAACGCTTGCTTTAGTCGCGAGTGCAGCAATGGCGGGAGTTCCTTTGTTGAATGGTTTTTTATCGAAAGAGATGTTTTTTGCTGAAGCGGTTGAAACGCATATGGAATCATGGCTTGATTGGATTGCACCTTATGTAGCAACGCTGGCTAGCCTGTTTAGTGTGACCTACTCTATACGTTTTATTCATAGCGTCTTTTTAGGACCAAAACCTGTTAATTTACTCAAAACGCCCCATGAACCACCGCATTTTATGCGTTTACCCATGGAACTTTTGGTGTTTATTTGTTTGGCGGTTGGTATTTTTCCTAATTTAACAATAGGGCCTATTTTGGATAATGCAGCTGTCTCTGTTTTAGGGACGATAACAATTCCTTATAGTTTGGCTGTTTGGCATGGTTTTAATACTCCATTGATGATGAGTTTGGTGGCTTTATTAGGGGGAGGATTGCTCTATGCTATCGGGCATCGTTACTTTTTATCTTGTGATGATGGGCCTCCTTTTTTTCGTCACTTAAAAGGACCCCGTATTTTTGAACGCGTTCTCGTGATTATTTCTTGGAAATGGGCACGTGCGGTGGAATCTGTTTTGTCAACACGTCGCTTGCAAATACAGTTGCACTGGATTTTTGGTGTGTGTTTTACATTTGTTGGTCTTTTGCTTTGGTGTGATGGTTTAATTTCAGCAGGTTCGTTACCATTTTTTCCGCTTGATATTCCTTTTCTTGCTCTTTGGGTGGTTGGCGGATTATGTGCGCTTTTAGTTGCTTGGCAAGCAAAGTTTCATCGCCTTGCATCACTCATGCTCTTAAGCGGCGCTGGCTTGATGACTTGTGCAACCTTTTTATGGCTTTCTGCACCAGATTTGGCAATAACACAATTGGTTGTTGAAGTTGTGACAGCTGTCTTATTGTTGCTTGGTTTGCGGTGGTTGCCTAAGCGTTTGCATAATCCTTCTCCAAAGTCTGTTCGTTTTTTTGTGCGTTTGCGTCGTTTCCGTGATTTCGTTATGGCTCTTGTGGGAGGTGCTGGGGTAGCGTGGCTTTCCTTTGCGATGATGACACGTCCTCAAGGTATGACAGTTTCTGATTTTTTTCTAACCAATGCTTATTCTGGTGCTGGTGGTCGCAATGTTGTGAATGTGCTGTTAGTTGATTTCCGTGGTTTTGATACCATGGGAGAAATTGTTGTTTTAGGTGTTGTTTCACTCACTGTTTTTGCCCTTTTAAGACGGTTTCGTCCTGCTCCTGAAAGTATTGACGCGCCTTTTCAACAACGTATTCAGAAAGCTTTTGATATGGCACAGCCTGACCGGAATGTGGGGGATACAGTGTTGAATTATCTCACTGTTCCTGCTGTTATCATGGGTTGGCTCTTTGCAGTTATTATCGCTTTTTCGGTTTATTTATTTATACGGGGGCATGATCTTCCAGGAGGTGGATTTGTCGGTGGTGTGACTCTAGCGATAGGTTTTATTTTGCAATATCTTGCGCGTGATATTCGTTGGGTGGAAAATCATTTGAGAGTTTTGCCTTTGCGTTGGATGGGTTTTGGTTTATTGTTGTCAGTTGCAACGGGAGTAGGGGCTTGGTTCGTTGGGTATCCTTTTTTAACCTCCTTTTTTCAATATATGCATCTTCCGTTGATTGGAAATGTTCCTATGGCATCTGCTTTTTTGTTTGATTTTGGTGTGTTTTCTCTTGTGTTAGGAGCAACTGTTCTCATTTTAATTGCGCTTGCACACCAGTCAGTTCGTAGTTACCGAATCGGTAAGAAACCACTTTTGGAGGAGAAGGAAAATTAA
- a CDS encoding carboxynorspermidine decarboxylase: protein MIKTPYYLIDKSKLIKNMEIIARLREMSGAKILLALKCFATWSVFDLMSKFMDGTTSSSLYELHLGREKFGKETHAYSVAWADDEIDEACSYADKIIFNSIQQLQRFANATKTIQRGLRLNPGISASNFDLANPSRPFSRLGETNQSAIKEVLPLINGLMIHNNCENADFNLFNQMLSHMEEKFAELFTAVEWISLGGGIHFTAENYPLEAFAERLKHFSKTHGVTIFLEPGEAAITKSTTLEVSVLDTLYNEKNLAIVDSSIEAHMLDLLIYRENAKLEPNQGPHEIMVCGKSCLAGDIFGTFRFPEPLKIGDRLSFQDAAGYTMVKKNWFNGVAMPAIVIKESDGTLTIQRQFSYSDYQKSLS, encoded by the coding sequence ATGATAAAAACCCCCTATTATCTTATAGATAAATCTAAGCTCATAAAAAATATGGAAATTATCGCTCGCTTACGCGAAATGTCCGGAGCAAAAATTTTGCTTGCTTTGAAATGTTTTGCCACATGGAGTGTTTTTGATTTAATGTCTAAGTTTATGGATGGAACCACATCATCCTCTCTTTATGAACTACATTTAGGAAGAGAAAAATTTGGCAAAGAAACCCATGCCTATTCAGTTGCTTGGGCGGATGATGAAATTGATGAAGCTTGTAGCTATGCAGATAAAATCATCTTTAATTCAATCCAACAGCTTCAACGTTTTGCCAACGCTACAAAAACCATTCAACGAGGTTTAAGGTTAAATCCAGGCATCAGTGCATCAAATTTTGATCTTGCCAATCCTTCTCGTCCTTTTAGTCGTTTGGGTGAAACGAACCAAAGCGCGATTAAAGAAGTTTTGCCTCTCATCAATGGCTTGATGATCCACAACAATTGTGAAAATGCTGATTTTAATCTTTTCAACCAAATGTTGAGTCACATGGAAGAAAAATTTGCAGAACTCTTTACTGCGGTTGAATGGATAAGCCTAGGTGGTGGAATTCATTTTACAGCTGAAAATTACCCATTAGAAGCTTTTGCAGAACGCTTAAAACATTTTTCAAAAACTCATGGTGTCACCATTTTTCTGGAACCAGGAGAAGCTGCTATTACCAAAAGCACCACATTAGAAGTAAGTGTTCTTGATACATTATATAATGAAAAGAACCTTGCTATCGTTGATAGCTCAATTGAAGCCCATATGCTTGATCTTCTCATTTATCGTGAAAATGCAAAGTTAGAACCTAATCAAGGACCTCATGAAATTATGGTATGCGGAAAATCTTGTCTCGCTGGTGATATTTTTGGAACATTTCGGTTCCCTGAACCTCTTAAAATAGGTGATAGATTGTCTTTTCAAGATGCAGCAGGCTATACAATGGTTAAGAAAAACTGGTTCAATGGTGTTGCAATGCCTGCAATTGTCATTAAAGAATCTGATGGAACGCTAACAATTCAACGCCAATTCAGCTATAGTGATTACCAAAAGAGCCTTTCATAA
- a CDS encoding monovalent cation/H+ antiporter subunit D — protein sequence MEVCVQHLLILPILLPLSTGALLLLYDERRAKLKSFISLFSAGLLVLIAVLLIMCALEVAPASRIYRLGNWPSPFGIVLVLDRLSAMMLLLSSLLMTSALVFAQAHWYKAGPHFQSLMQFFMVGINGAFLTGDLFNLFVFFEVMLTASYGLALHGSGQSRVRAGLHYVVVNLVASLFFLTGAALIYGVVGTLNIADLAVKIKHIAAEDIVLFEIGAAFLGIAFLLKAGMWPLNFWLMPTYSAAVAPVGASFALLSKVGIYVILRLTLLWFGPESGYFSHFGHTILFYGGLATMAFGFVGVLASQVLVRLAAYSVLVSSGTLLAAIGIGNTALTAGALFYIVSSTLALGAFFLLVELVERCQDVAANVLTVTMEVYGDDEEEEEDEVGTYLPVTLAILGACFGISALLIIGLPPFSGFVAKFMMFMAILNHTKENVSDSLPDYQDWLFIIFVTLSGFSALIALTRTGIRTFWVSLEGRVPRVQVIEFAPIAILLALCFLITILAGPVSHYMSETAKTLYDPQNYIGSVLGDFSLEKREMNR from the coding sequence ATGGAAGTTTGCGTGCAGCATCTTCTTATTTTGCCTATCCTTTTACCTTTAAGCACTGGAGCGCTCCTTCTCCTTTATGATGAACGCCGTGCAAAACTTAAATCATTTATAAGTCTTTTTTCTGCAGGGTTATTGGTTCTTATTGCTGTTTTATTGATTATGTGTGCTCTTGAAGTTGCTCCGGCTTCGCGCATTTATCGGCTTGGCAATTGGCCTTCTCCCTTCGGAATTGTCTTGGTCCTTGATCGTTTAAGCGCTATGATGCTTTTACTTTCCAGCTTGTTGATGACGAGCGCGTTAGTTTTTGCACAGGCTCATTGGTACAAAGCTGGTCCTCATTTTCAATCACTGATGCAATTTTTCATGGTTGGAATAAACGGTGCTTTTTTGACAGGTGATTTATTCAATTTATTTGTGTTTTTTGAAGTGATGTTAACGGCTTCTTATGGGCTTGCATTGCATGGTTCTGGTCAGTCACGTGTGCGTGCGGGGTTGCATTATGTTGTGGTTAATCTTGTTGCTTCATTGTTTTTTTTAACTGGTGCAGCTCTCATTTATGGAGTCGTTGGCACTCTTAATATAGCTGATTTGGCTGTAAAAATAAAACATATAGCTGCTGAAGATATTGTTTTATTCGAAATAGGTGCTGCGTTTTTGGGTATTGCTTTTTTACTCAAAGCGGGCATGTGGCCGCTTAATTTTTGGTTGATGCCGACTTACAGTGCAGCAGTAGCACCTGTTGGGGCTTCTTTTGCACTTTTAAGCAAGGTGGGTATTTATGTTATTTTACGTTTGACGTTGTTATGGTTTGGACCTGAAAGTGGATATTTTAGCCATTTTGGTCATACGATTTTGTTTTATGGTGGGCTTGCCACTATGGCTTTTGGTTTTGTTGGGGTGTTGGCTAGCCAAGTTTTAGTACGTTTGGCAGCTTATAGCGTTCTTGTCTCTTCTGGTACATTATTGGCAGCGATTGGGATCGGTAATACAGCGCTGACAGCAGGTGCGCTCTTTTATATTGTTTCTTCGACTTTAGCACTTGGTGCTTTTTTTCTTCTGGTGGAGTTGGTCGAACGTTGCCAAGATGTAGCTGCAAATGTGTTAACTGTCACAATGGAAGTGTATGGTGATGATGAAGAGGAGGAAGAAGATGAAGTGGGTACCTATTTACCGGTAACTTTGGCAATTCTTGGGGCTTGTTTTGGTATCAGTGCTCTTTTGATTATTGGTTTGCCACCTTTTTCTGGTTTTGTTGCTAAATTTATGATGTTCATGGCAATCTTAAACCATACTAAGGAGAATGTGTCTGATTCTCTACCAGACTATCAGGATTGGCTTTTTATTATTTTTGTTACCCTCTCTGGTTTTTCCGCTTTAATTGCTTTGACACGAACAGGTATTCGAACTTTTTGGGTTTCTCTTGAAGGAAGAGTTCCGCGTGTGCAGGTCATTGAATTCGCACCCATTGCTATTCTTCTTGCTTTGTGTTTCCTTATAACAATTTTAGCCGGTCCTGTTAGCCACTATATGTCTGAAACAGCAAAGACTTTGTATGATCCTCAAAACTATATTGGGAGCGTTTTAGGTGATTTTTCTCTCGAAAAGAGGGAGATGAATCGATGA